The Micromonospora sediminicola genome contains a region encoding:
- a CDS encoding FBP domain-containing protein produces the protein MTPLTEPEIRAAFVNCTKGEAKRLHVPRDLGTRPWDDLDFLGWRDPQALDRAYLVAVPDGRPVALALRRPSPGPGRQRRTMCSVCLTNPVGGVSLMVARKAGKAGQQGNSVGIYLCDDLACSLYVRGRKDAGPGARLPESLTLEEKVERTRSHLTAFITRVTT, from the coding sequence ATGACCCCGTTGACCGAACCCGAGATCCGTGCCGCCTTCGTGAACTGCACCAAGGGCGAGGCGAAGCGACTGCACGTCCCGCGCGACCTCGGCACCCGCCCCTGGGACGACCTCGACTTCCTCGGCTGGCGAGATCCGCAGGCGCTCGACCGCGCCTACCTCGTCGCCGTCCCGGACGGCCGCCCGGTCGCCCTCGCCCTGCGTCGCCCGAGCCCCGGGCCCGGGCGGCAACGCCGCACCATGTGCTCGGTGTGCCTGACCAACCCGGTCGGCGGCGTGAGCCTGATGGTCGCGCGCAAGGCGGGCAAGGCCGGGCAGCAGGGCAACTCGGTGGGCATCTACCTCTGCGACGACCTCGCCTGCTCCCTGTACGTGCGGGGCCGCAAGGACGCCGGCCCCGGCGCCCGCCTACCCGAGTCCCTGACCCTGGAGGAGAAGGTCGAGAGAACCCGCTCACACCTCACCGCCTTCATCACCCGCGTCACCACCTGA